A DNA window from Camelina sativa cultivar DH55 chromosome 13, Cs, whole genome shotgun sequence contains the following coding sequences:
- the LOC104737512 gene encoding glutathione S-transferase F3 → MAGIKVFGHAATISTRRVLIALHEKNLDFELVHVEIKDGEHKKEPFLSRNPFGLVPAFEDGDLKLFESRAITQYIAHKYENQGTNLLPADSKNVSQYAIMANGMQVEAHQFDPVATKLAWEQVIKLIYGLTTDQAVVAEEEAKLDKVLDAYEARLKEFKYMAGDTFTLTDLHHIPVIQYLLETPTKKLFTKRPRVNEWVTEITKRPASQKVLQ, encoded by the exons ATGGCCGGTATCAAAGTTTTCGGACACGCTGCTACCATTTCCACCAGGAGAGTCCTCATCGCCCTTCACGAGAAGAACCTCGACTTTGAGCTCGTTCATGTTGAGATCAAAGACGGTGAGCACAAGAAGGAGCCTTTCCTCTCCCGCAAC cctTTTGGTCTAGTTCCAGCCTTTGAAGATGGAGACCTCAAGCTCTTTG AATCAAGAGCGATTACTCAGTACATAGCTCACAAATACGAAAACCAAGGAACCAACCTTCTCCCAGCTGACTCCAAGAACGTATCTCAGTACGCGATCATGGCCAATGGAATGCAAGTGGAAGCTCACCAGTTCGACCCAGTGGCTACAAAGCTTGCGTGGGAACAAGTAATCAAGCTCATCTATGGCTTGACTACAGACCAAGCCGTTGTTGCGGAAGAGGAGGCTAAGTTAGACAAGGTCCTTGATGCCTACGAGGCTAGGCTCAAGGAGTTCAAGTATATGGCTGGTGACACTTTCACTTTGACCGATCTTCACCACATTCCCGTGATTCAATACCTGCTCGAAACTCCCACCAAGAAGCTCTTCACCAAGCGTCCACGTGTCAACGAGTGGGTGACTGAGATCACCAAGAGGCCAGCTTCCCAGAAGGTCCTTCAGTGA